A stretch of Cyanobacterium sp. HL-69 DNA encodes these proteins:
- a CDS encoding GntR family transcriptional regulator yields MVYFQIHSDSEIPPSQQLFDQIQFAIASRQYPPGHRLPSTRQLGQITGLHRNTISKVYQKLEKVGLVESLTGSGIYVKAQGNEGIIEKNNTLPTKYSEIQKIISQNIDQLILSGLNLNQIKELFSAEIDWRLSCNALVLVTVPSADIGAGKLIVLELQQALMMPIQLIPLEELSKVILKQTSATVVTSRYFVSQVLDIISQKSIRVIPIDICDYAKELQIIKQLPPDSCLGIVSLSTGILRVAEMMVQSLRGNEVEAIIAQASDSLRLKNLVSRAHTIISDNHSYVAVKKMILALREDLIRPPKLICSDNYIGEKSIQLLKQELGIA; encoded by the coding sequence ATGGTTTATTTTCAAATTCACTCCGATAGTGAAATTCCCCCCTCCCAACAACTATTTGACCAAATTCAATTTGCGATCGCATCTAGGCAATATCCTCCCGGGCATCGACTTCCGAGCACCCGTCAACTAGGGCAAATAACAGGATTACACCGCAACACCATCAGCAAAGTTTATCAAAAACTGGAAAAAGTTGGTCTAGTAGAATCCCTCACAGGCTCAGGTATTTATGTAAAAGCCCAAGGAAATGAAGGTATCATCGAGAAAAACAATACCCTTCCCACCAAATACTCAGAAATTCAAAAGATTATTAGCCAGAATATAGACCAATTAATTCTTTCTGGATTAAACCTCAATCAAATAAAAGAACTATTTTCAGCAGAAATTGACTGGCGACTTAGTTGTAATGCCCTTGTATTAGTTACAGTGCCTTCCGCCGACATTGGGGCAGGAAAACTCATCGTCTTAGAATTACAACAAGCGCTGATGATGCCCATTCAACTAATTCCCCTCGAAGAATTAAGCAAAGTTATCCTCAAACAAACCTCCGCCACCGTTGTCACCAGTCGATATTTTGTCTCTCAAGTATTAGACATCATTTCGCAAAAATCTATCCGAGTTATTCCCATCGATATATGTGACTATGCCAAAGAATTACAAATTATTAAACAATTACCCCCAGACTCTTGTTTAGGAATAGTTAGTTTAAGTACGGGTATTTTGCGAGTAGCAGAAATGATGGTACAAAGTTTACGAGGTAATGAAGTCGAGGCTATTATCGCTCAAGCTAGTGATAGTCTTCGTCTCAAAAATTTAGTCAGTCGCGCCCATACCATTATTTCCGATAACCATAGTTATGTTGCTGTCAAAAAAATGATTTTAGCCCTACGGGAAGACTTAATTCGCCCTCCCAAACTAATTTGTAGTGACAACTATATCGGTGAAAAGTCTATCCAACTATTAAAACAAGAATTAGGGATTGCTTGA
- the pqqL gene encoding zinc protease, with amino-acid sequence MNKLKKFFQWLAIGLVAVTLTVISRNVAIAQPVSHYTDLEYPPLAEVELPEYDRLSLDNGMVVYLMEDHRLPLITGSAILRTGDKFEPNDKVGLATLTGDLLRTGGTTNHSRSEIDTILEQKAASIETSIGTNSGSASFNTLSYDLEEVFPLFADILRNPAFEQNFLDFEKNNFRGAISRRNDNPGNVVQREFRKLIYGDDSPFARTIEYSTLENISREDIVSFYQQHIRPENIILGIVGDFEPENIKNLLNQTLGDWQVTTPAPNQEIATPTQLASAGLYLVDQPQLTQSNILLGHIGGRLDDPNYPTLTVINGVLNGFGGRLHNEVRSHQGLAYSVYGVWRANYDHPGLFLAGGQTNTESSGQFIQALRGEIEKLRNDIVSPEDLDYAKNSILNSFVFQFQNPNQILSRIMTYEYYGYPQDFIFNYQKAVINTTAQQVFESAQNYLQPDKFVTLVVGNGNEVRQTLTPLNQEIQTVDITIPQPSS; translated from the coding sequence ATGAATAAACTAAAAAAATTCTTCCAATGGTTAGCCATCGGACTTGTAGCCGTCACTCTGACTGTTATTAGTCGTAATGTAGCCATCGCTCAACCCGTCAGCCATTATACCGATTTAGAATACCCCCCCCTTGCCGAAGTTGAACTACCAGAATATGATCGCCTTTCCTTGGATAACGGCATGGTAGTATATCTAATGGAAGATCATCGCCTTCCCCTTATTACAGGTAGTGCCATCTTGAGGACAGGGGATAAATTTGAGCCTAATGATAAAGTAGGATTAGCTACCCTCACAGGGGATTTACTACGCACAGGAGGCACCACCAACCATAGTAGAAGCGAAATCGATACTATCCTCGAACAAAAAGCCGCTTCCATAGAAACATCCATCGGCACAAATTCGGGCAGCGCCAGTTTTAACACCCTTAGCTATGACTTAGAAGAAGTTTTTCCTCTATTTGCAGATATATTACGTAATCCTGCTTTTGAACAAAACTTTTTAGACTTTGAAAAAAATAATTTTAGAGGTGCTATCTCTCGCCGTAATGACAATCCTGGAAATGTAGTACAAAGGGAATTTAGAAAACTAATTTATGGTGATGATAGTCCTTTCGCCCGTACTATTGAATATAGTACCCTTGAAAATATCTCTAGGGAAGACATCGTTAGTTTTTATCAACAGCATATCCGCCCCGAAAATATTATCCTTGGTATTGTAGGAGATTTTGAACCCGAAAATATAAAAAACCTCCTCAACCAAACCCTCGGAGATTGGCAAGTTACAACTCCTGCACCTAATCAAGAGATTGCTACCCCTACCCAGTTAGCTTCTGCGGGATTATATTTAGTTGATCAACCCCAGTTAACCCAAAGTAATATTTTATTAGGACATATCGGCGGTAGATTAGATGACCCCAATTACCCCACTTTAACGGTTATTAACGGCGTTTTAAATGGTTTTGGGGGTAGATTACATAATGAGGTGCGATCGCACCAAGGACTAGCTTATTCAGTGTATGGGGTATGGAGAGCAAATTATGATCATCCAGGACTGTTTTTAGCAGGGGGGCAAACCAACACCGAAAGCAGTGGGCAATTTATTCAAGCCCTAAGAGGAGAAATAGAAAAGTTGCGCAACGACATTGTTAGCCCAGAAGACTTAGATTACGCCAAAAACTCTATTCTCAATTCCTTTGTCTTCCAATTCCAAAACCCTAATCAAATTCTTTCCCGTATTATGACCTATGAATATTATGGCTATCCCCAAGATTTTATTTTTAACTATCAAAAAGCGGTTATCAATACTACCGCCCAACAGGTATTTGAATCTGCCCAAAACTACTTACAACCTGATAAATTTGTCACTTTAGTGGTGGGTAATGGCAATGAAGTTAGACAAACTTTAACCCCCTTAAATCAAGAAATTCAAACCGTTGATATTACTATTCCTCAACCTAGTAGTTAG
- a CDS encoding family M48 peptidase, producing MPYSSPISDRTSEPKARQIIILLIIFGSIITFLLYSLFSLANNLVNFIPVSVESKIGSLVVPSFEKKNKSNNTEKQLNQLLNNIEQKLSNDSLEKRDYQIIYIAEDTVNAIALPGDKIVIYEGLLKEIESENELVMILSHEIGHFANRDHLRSIGNIILMKMVINYFLGGFEILQSGADLTNLVVNAQYSQTQEKKADIFGINLLYKYYGHVNGATDFFERLEKEEKTPKFTQFLSSHPLPRKRVKNLERLIKENNYPLKDKKLLTIDIS from the coding sequence ATGCCTTATTCTTCTCCTATAAGCGATCGCACTTCAGAACCTAAAGCAAGACAAATCATTATTTTATTGATCATTTTTGGGAGTATTATTACTTTCTTGTTGTATAGTTTATTTTCTCTTGCTAATAATCTAGTTAATTTTATTCCTGTTTCTGTAGAATCGAAAATAGGTTCTTTAGTAGTTCCTAGTTTTGAGAAAAAAAATAAATCAAATAACACCGAAAAACAATTAAATCAGTTGTTAAATAATATCGAACAAAAATTATCTAATGATAGTCTTGAAAAAAGAGATTATCAAATTATTTATATTGCAGAAGATACAGTAAATGCGATCGCCCTTCCAGGAGATAAAATAGTAATTTACGAAGGACTACTAAAAGAAATAGAATCAGAAAACGAATTAGTAATGATTCTGAGCCACGAAATCGGACACTTTGCTAACCGAGATCATTTAAGAAGTATTGGTAATATTATTTTGATGAAAATGGTAATTAACTATTTTTTAGGAGGCTTTGAAATCTTGCAATCAGGAGCAGATTTAACTAACTTAGTAGTCAATGCCCAATATAGTCAAACTCAAGAAAAAAAAGCTGATATATTTGGGATAAATTTGTTATATAAATATTATGGTCATGTCAATGGAGCAACAGATTTTTTTGAGCGTTTAGAGAAAGAAGAAAAAACACCAAAATTTACTCAATTTTTATCTAGTCATCCTCTCCCTAGAAAAAGAGTTAAAAACTTAGAAAGATTAATAAAAGAAAATAATTACCCCTTAAAAGATAAAAAACTTCTGACTATTGATATTAGTTAA
- a CDS encoding TIGR00266 family protein, with translation MLNKSAINYRIEHNPAYAFLILTLQANQMVMVEAGAMAAMDSSIKMKSKMKGGLGKSFSRMLGGESLFLSEFTAQNQSGELYLSPGVPGDIGHYLLTGNNSLVIQSSDFVACASTVEIDSQFQGFKGFFSGESLFLLRATGQGDVWFSSYGAILEVDVKGSYVVDTGYIVAFEDTLNYNVEVMGGLSFRNLRTGILGGEGLVCRFSGNGKLWIQSRCLYPLMNFLNPFRPTKSD, from the coding sequence ATGTTAAATAAATCAGCAATAAATTATCGTATTGAGCATAATCCAGCGTACGCTTTTTTAATCCTCACATTACAGGCAAATCAGATGGTAATGGTAGAGGCAGGGGCTATGGCAGCCATGGATTCTTCCATTAAAATGAAGTCAAAAATGAAAGGTGGACTCGGTAAAAGTTTTAGTCGTATGTTGGGGGGAGAATCTTTATTTTTAAGTGAATTTACTGCTCAAAATCAATCAGGAGAATTGTATTTATCTCCTGGGGTGCCAGGGGATATTGGTCATTATTTATTAACAGGAAATAATAGCTTAGTGATACAATCATCGGATTTTGTGGCCTGTGCTTCTACGGTGGAAATTGATTCCCAGTTTCAAGGTTTTAAGGGTTTTTTTAGTGGGGAGTCTTTGTTTTTGCTAAGGGCCACAGGGCAGGGTGATGTGTGGTTTAGTTCCTATGGTGCTATTTTGGAGGTGGATGTAAAAGGTAGTTACGTGGTAGATACAGGTTACATTGTGGCTTTTGAAGATACCCTTAACTATAATGTGGAGGTGATGGGGGGTTTATCTTTTCGTAATTTACGCACGGGTATATTAGGGGGAGAAGGGTTGGTATGTCGTTTTAGTGGCAATGGTAAATTGTGGATTCAGTCCCGTTGTCTTTATCCTCTAATGAATTTTCTTAATCCTTTCCGTCCTACAAAAAGCGATTAA
- a CDS encoding TIGR00266 family protein, which yields MNIEVLQQPDSAIAKITLDAQEELLAEAGSMIAMSDFINVSTTLRQGKGGGILGGLKRMMAGESLFLSVFRCYQPNGELYLAPHLMGDIVVYEMTGNELVVQSGSYLACGSGVDIDLGFQGLKSFFSGEALFWLRISGYGPVILTSFGGVYEIDVDGEYVVDTGHIVAFEKSLDFKITKASSSLLGSFLGGEGLVCRFYGKGKLYCQTHSPLTLGKTIGTQLPPR from the coding sequence ATGAATATTGAAGTATTACAACAGCCCGACAGTGCGATCGCCAAGATAACCCTAGATGCCCAAGAAGAATTACTCGCCGAAGCAGGAAGCATGATTGCCATGAGTGATTTTATCAACGTCAGCACCACCCTCCGACAGGGTAAAGGGGGAGGTATTTTGGGGGGTTTAAAGAGAATGATGGCAGGGGAATCCCTATTTCTGAGCGTCTTTCGTTGCTACCAACCCAACGGAGAACTTTATCTTGCACCCCATCTCATGGGTGACATAGTCGTTTATGAAATGACAGGTAATGAGTTAGTGGTGCAGTCTGGCTCATATTTAGCCTGTGGCTCAGGGGTTGACATTGATTTGGGTTTTCAGGGGCTAAAGTCATTTTTTTCAGGGGAAGCCCTTTTTTGGCTTAGAATTAGCGGATATGGGCCCGTTATTCTTACCTCCTTTGGCGGAGTGTACGAAATAGATGTGGATGGTGAATATGTCGTAGATACGGGGCATATCGTCGCCTTTGAGAAAAGTTTGGATTTCAAAATTACTAAGGCTAGTTCCAGTTTACTAGGATCATTTTTAGGAGGAGAAGGGTTAGTTTGTCGTTTCTATGGCAAAGGTAAATTGTACTGTCAAACCCATAGCCCCCTTACTTTAGGGAAAACTATTGGCACTCAATTACCACCACGATAA
- a CDS encoding TIGR00266 family protein: MECSIRYRPAFATIFVTLQPREKITAEAGAMISMDAGITMKTEFSGGFFPALMRKFFGGESLFVNVFQNNTSMPQTVILSQSMIGDIEHKKLSSKPFCLQPGAYIAHTPGAKMGVRWAGFSSWFAGEGLFKLQFTGKGQVLFGCYGGLTQREVNGDFVVDNSHLVAYEGDVKMNIALSGNLISSMTSGEGFVNKITGRGTIYLQSRSISGFVGFLRPKVR, from the coding sequence GTGGAGTGTAGTATTCGTTATCGTCCTGCCTTTGCAACTATTTTTGTGACGTTGCAACCGAGGGAAAAAATTACCGCCGAAGCGGGGGCAATGATTAGTATGGATGCAGGAATAACTATGAAAACTGAATTTTCAGGGGGATTTTTTCCTGCGTTGATGCGTAAGTTTTTTGGGGGAGAGTCTTTATTTGTCAATGTTTTTCAGAATAACACCAGTATGCCTCAAACGGTAATTCTTTCCCAGTCGATGATTGGGGATATTGAACATAAAAAATTAAGCTCAAAACCTTTTTGTTTACAACCAGGTGCTTACATTGCCCATACTCCAGGGGCAAAAATGGGGGTGCGCTGGGCTGGTTTTTCCAGTTGGTTTGCGGGGGAAGGTTTATTCAAGTTGCAGTTTACTGGCAAGGGGCAGGTTTTATTTGGTTGTTATGGCGGTTTGACTCAAAGGGAGGTGAACGGTGATTTTGTAGTAGATAACAGTCATCTGGTTGCCTATGAGGGGGATGTAAAAATGAATATTGCTTTATCTGGTAATTTAATTTCTTCTATGACTTCTGGGGAGGGTTTTGTTAATAAAATTACGGGTAGGGGGACAATTTATCTTCAGTCTCGTAGTATTTCTGGTTTTGTGGGCTTTTTACGTCCTAAAGTTCGTTAA
- a CDS encoding Circadian input kinase A, translating to MKIPPKPDNEKERLNALLAYDILDTEFETVYDELTQLASSICETPIALISLIDEKRQWFKSRVGLDARETNRDIAFCSHAILQKDDVLVVEDATKDERFADNPLVLKDPSIRFYAGAPLITPNGFALGTLCAIDTKPKTLTPTQEKALQILAKQVISQLELRLSFKKLQNYATELRKINAGKDRFFSIIAHDLKSPFNAMLGFADILTNDVHDLPPEQIKEISSDIYNTGKATLKLLDNLLQWSMLETGNLSWRPKKLYLYGVVEDVLNLLYGPASLKKITLVNDINSEMNVYGDLIMLESVLQNIVNNAIKFSHTGDKITISCTQEDNHLVRVTVTDTGVGMTQEQINRLFDMEYSASKLGTDGERGTGLGLLLCKEFVHRNGGSLKVTSELNQGSQFSFTIPQI from the coding sequence ATGAAAATCCCCCCCAAGCCCGACAACGAAAAAGAGCGCCTCAATGCCCTCCTCGCTTACGACATCTTGGATACAGAATTTGAAACAGTCTATGATGAACTAACCCAATTAGCATCCTCTATCTGCGAAACTCCCATCGCCCTCATCAGTCTTATCGACGAAAAAAGACAATGGTTTAAATCAAGAGTTGGATTAGATGCAAGAGAAACCAATCGAGACATCGCCTTTTGCAGTCATGCCATTTTACAAAAAGACGATGTTTTAGTGGTGGAGGATGCCACCAAAGATGAAAGGTTTGCGGATAATCCTTTAGTATTAAAAGACCCCTCCATTCGCTTCTATGCAGGAGCGCCCCTTATTACCCCCAATGGGTTTGCTTTGGGTACCTTATGCGCCATTGATACCAAACCCAAAACCTTAACCCCCACACAGGAAAAAGCATTGCAAATTTTGGCAAAACAAGTCATTAGCCAATTAGAACTTCGATTATCCTTCAAAAAACTACAAAATTACGCCACAGAATTAAGAAAAATTAATGCAGGAAAAGATCGCTTCTTTTCCATTATCGCCCATGACTTAAAATCCCCTTTTAATGCCATGTTGGGATTTGCTGATATTTTAACTAATGATGTACATGATTTACCTCCAGAGCAAATCAAAGAAATTAGTTCTGATATTTACAATACAGGAAAAGCCACCCTGAAATTATTAGACAATCTCTTACAATGGTCCATGTTAGAAACAGGAAATCTATCTTGGCGCCCAAAAAAGCTATATCTTTACGGGGTGGTAGAAGATGTCTTAAATTTACTATATGGGCCAGCTTCTCTCAAAAAAATTACCTTAGTCAATGACATCAACTCAGAGATGAATGTTTATGGTGATTTAATAATGTTGGAGTCGGTACTTCAAAATATTGTTAATAACGCCATCAAATTTAGTCATACGGGAGATAAAATTACTATTTCCTGTACTCAAGAAGACAATCACCTAGTGCGCGTTACAGTAACGGACACAGGGGTTGGCATGACTCAAGAGCAAATCAACCGCTTATTCGACATGGAATATAGTGCTAGTAAATTAGGCACCGATGGGGAGAGGGGAACAGGATTAGGATTATTATTGTGTAAAGAGTTTGTCCATCGAAATGGTGGCTCTTTGAAAGTCACCTCTGAGCTAAATCAAGGCTCACAATTTAGTTTTACTATTCCTCAAATTTAA
- a CDS encoding Cellulase M-related protein — MSMAMETLEFIIYPDGRVKEKVTGIVGKSCEEVTRAIEEQLGVVVSNQKTSDYYNQNLETENQIQNQNW, encoded by the coding sequence ATGTCTATGGCCATGGAAACTTTAGAATTTATTATTTATCCTGATGGTAGGGTAAAGGAGAAGGTTACTGGAATCGTCGGAAAGTCTTGTGAGGAGGTTACTAGGGCGATTGAGGAACAGTTGGGAGTGGTGGTTTCTAATCAAAAAACATCGGACTATTACAATCAAAACTTAGAGACTGAGAATCAAATTCAGAATCAAAATTGGTAA
- the fer gene encoding ferredoxin Fer: protein MFDEQNISENNGLEPELGGIWRDNPERSGFEPELGGSVRQKGVYVDEVTCIGCKNCVHVAPNTFYIEDNFGRSRVYNQNGDEEDIVQEAMDTCPVDCIHWLDYTEVREKEAERKNQEVRPLGYPQVFYPKKNRKKMRKSLRFDK from the coding sequence ATGTTTGATGAACAAAATATTTCAGAAAACAATGGTTTGGAGCCTGAATTAGGGGGCATTTGGCGTGATAACCCTGAAAGGAGTGGTTTTGAGCCGGAGTTGGGGGGCAGTGTTCGTCAAAAGGGTGTTTATGTGGATGAGGTGACTTGTATCGGTTGTAAAAATTGTGTTCATGTAGCCCCTAATACTTTTTATATTGAGGACAATTTTGGACGCTCTCGGGTTTATAACCAAAATGGTGATGAGGAAGACATCGTGCAAGAAGCTATGGATACTTGCCCCGTAGATTGCATTCATTGGTTAGATTATACAGAAGTGAGGGAAAAGGAGGCGGAAAGAAAAAATCAAGAAGTACGGCCTCTGGGTTATCCTCAAGTTTTTTATCCTAAAAAGAATAGGAAAAAGATGAGGAAGTCGTTAAGATTTGATAAATAA
- the argC gene encoding N-acetyl-gamma-glutamyl-phosphate reductase ArgC, with translation MTESQKVAVGIVGASGYGGVQLVKLLSEHPEIDIVYLGGDSSAGKDYADLYPHLGHLIKNKVEAIDLDEIASRCEVVFLGLPNGLACKFAPKLVEKGCKVLDLSADYRFTDLDTYTAWYKTERDDSAIASTAAYGLPELYRDQIKNSSLIGCPGCYPTASLLALSPLIKQGLILPETIIIDAKSGTSGGGRQGKIGLLLAEVDNSLGAYGVAKHRHTPEIEQICSDLARSDVKVQFTPHLIPMVRGILSTVYATLRDPGLVTEDLITIYNAFYRSSPFVKILPNGTYPQTKWACGTNLGYIGIEVDPRTGRVIVMSAIDNLIKGQAGQAVQCLNLMMGWAEDLGLPKLGFYP, from the coding sequence ATGACTGAGTCGCAAAAAGTTGCTGTGGGAATTGTGGGTGCTTCTGGTTATGGTGGAGTGCAGTTGGTTAAGCTACTATCCGAACATCCTGAGATAGACATTGTTTATTTGGGGGGAGATAGTAGTGCAGGAAAAGATTATGCTGATTTGTACCCCCACTTAGGTCATCTGATTAAAAATAAGGTTGAGGCTATTGATTTGGATGAGATAGCTTCCCGTTGTGAGGTGGTGTTTCTCGGTTTACCCAATGGCTTGGCTTGTAAGTTTGCCCCTAAGTTGGTGGAGAAGGGTTGTAAGGTTTTAGATTTATCCGCCGATTATCGTTTTACCGATCTCGATACCTATACCGCATGGTATAAAACAGAAAGGGATGACAGTGCGATCGCATCTACTGCCGCTTATGGCTTACCAGAATTATACCGTGACCAAATCAAAAATAGTTCCCTCATCGGTTGCCCCGGATGTTACCCCACCGCCAGTTTACTTGCCCTCTCTCCCCTTATTAAGCAAGGATTAATACTTCCCGAAACCATCATCATTGATGCCAAATCAGGCACGTCAGGGGGCGGCAGACAAGGCAAAATTGGTCTTCTCTTAGCCGAGGTCGATAACTCCCTAGGGGCTTATGGAGTCGCCAAACATAGGCACACCCCCGAAATAGAACAAATCTGCTCAGATTTAGCCCGTAGCGATGTCAAAGTCCAATTTACTCCCCATCTAATTCCCATGGTTAGGGGTATTCTTTCCACAGTTTATGCCACTTTACGAGATCCAGGATTAGTTACAGAAGACTTAATCACCATTTATAACGCCTTTTATCGTTCATCTCCCTTCGTCAAAATTTTACCTAATGGCACTTATCCCCAAACCAAATGGGCTTGCGGTACCAACTTAGGCTACATTGGTATAGAAGTTGACCCTCGTACGGGTAGAGTTATCGTTATGTCTGCCATCGATAATCTTATCAAAGGACAAGCAGGACAAGCTGTACAATGTCTAAATCTCATGATGGGATGGGCAGAAGATTTGGGTTTACCTAAACTCGGATTTTATCCTTAA
- the dcm2 gene encoding DNA (cytosine-5)-methyltransferase 1 Dcm2 — MISIKELRFIDLFAGIGGFHQALKNYQTHCVFASEWDKYSQEIYLKNYGILPQGDITKIPESAIPSHDLLCAGFPCQAFSISGKQLGFNDTRGTLFFDVARIIKFHQPKFIILENVKNFARHDDGNTLQIVVNTLDEIGYKVYSQVLNSSYFGVPQKRERIYIVAFRKDLQINNFYFPNGLNTPVKLIDYCLDDSEIKEFVINRKDITFKENIDILPDIMGNYPQKPIRIGTVNKGGQGERIYHQNGHAITLSAYGGGVGAKTGLYLINNKVRKLAPRECARIMGFPDSFIVHKRKNIAYKQFGNSVVVNVIKAIVEEIFRVYNASFVESVYPEKITNNKDFASIL; from the coding sequence ATGATTTCCATTAAAGAATTAAGATTTATCGATTTATTTGCAGGAATCGGTGGTTTTCATCAAGCCCTAAAAAATTATCAAACCCATTGTGTTTTTGCTTCAGAATGGGATAAATATTCTCAGGAAATATATTTAAAGAATTATGGTATTTTACCCCAAGGAGATATTACTAAAATACCTGAATCTGCCATACCTAGCCATGATTTGTTGTGTGCAGGTTTTCCTTGTCAGGCTTTCAGTATTTCTGGGAAGCAGTTAGGTTTTAATGATACGAGGGGAACTTTATTTTTTGATGTGGCTAGAATAATAAAATTTCATCAACCGAAATTTATCATCTTGGAAAATGTTAAAAATTTTGCCCGACATGATGATGGTAATACTTTACAAATAGTAGTTAATACTTTAGATGAAATAGGTTATAAAGTTTACTCTCAAGTGTTAAACTCTTCTTATTTTGGAGTACCTCAAAAAAGAGAAAGAATTTATATCGTTGCTTTTAGAAAAGATTTACAAATCAATAATTTTTACTTTCCAAATGGTCTTAATACACCAGTTAAATTGATTGATTATTGTTTAGATGACAGTGAAATAAAAGAATTTGTAATTAATAGAAAAGATATAACATTTAAAGAAAATATTGATATACTTCCAGATATTATGGGTAATTATCCTCAAAAACCGATCAGAATAGGTACGGTAAATAAAGGAGGACAAGGAGAAAGAATTTATCACCAAAATGGTCATGCTATTACCTTATCTGCTTATGGGGGAGGAGTAGGAGCAAAAACAGGTTTATATTTAATTAACAATAAAGTGAGGAAATTAGCACCGAGAGAGTGTGCCAGAATCATGGGTTTTCCTGATAGTTTTATTGTCCATAAAAGGAAAAATATTGCTTATAAACAGTTTGGAAATAGTGTAGTGGTGAATGTAATTAAGGCAATTGTTGAGGAGATTTTTAGGGTTTATAATGCTTCTTTTGTTGAGTCTGTTTATCCAGAAAAAATAACAAACAATAAAGATTTCGCATCCATTCTTTAA
- the opcA gene encoding allosteric effector of glucose-6-phosphate dehydrogenase OpcA: protein MTTPLVSLQAPKDVDLDYIDSELRQIWQTYTGNSEGLAATRASTFSFLVYEPEQTQPLLAALGFYTGPVDGIAGPRTTSAIRGAQKEYGFEVTGVSNSDLLARLQQEYETIEAEGKVNLRDQSILKQYSPDGEGAGMADAIASVNPCRIITLCPTTGEDRGVKAQVSAYCPVNKRSSTSLICCEYISVTGVSSALERIGGVISELMIPDLPKYVWWKAGIDTDYSLFQRLRSECDRLIIDSSTFVEPTAELERIAQFISQDTPIIDLNWARIAPWQELTAEAFDPPERRSAIWEVDEVTVDYEKGNKTQALMYLGWLASRLNWQPVAYSNETGDYDITKIKFLSSEGKEINTELAGISLADWGDILGDLISLKLSSTNLQADCCTVLCSNTTGCMRMEAGGGAQACRIQQVTSLADQDTEHLLSQQLQGGGKDTLYQESMDVTAQILALRN, encoded by the coding sequence ATGACTACTCCTTTAGTTTCTTTACAAGCTCCGAAAGATGTTGATCTCGATTATATTGACAGTGAGCTGAGGCAAATTTGGCAAACCTATACGGGGAATAGTGAGGGGTTGGCGGCCACGAGGGCTTCTACGTTCAGTTTTTTGGTTTATGAGCCTGAGCAAACTCAGCCCCTTTTGGCGGCTTTGGGCTTTTATACTGGGCCTGTGGATGGCATTGCTGGCCCTCGCACGACTTCGGCTATTAGGGGGGCGCAAAAAGAATATGGTTTTGAGGTGACGGGGGTTTCTAACTCTGATTTGTTGGCACGGTTACAGCAGGAATACGAGACTATTGAGGCGGAGGGTAAGGTTAATTTACGGGATCAATCTATTCTCAAGCAGTATTCTCCCGATGGGGAGGGTGCTGGGATGGCTGATGCGATCGCCTCTGTAAATCCCTGTCGAATTATTACTTTATGCCCCACCACTGGGGAAGATAGGGGGGTTAAGGCTCAAGTATCCGCTTATTGTCCTGTTAATAAACGCTCTTCTACGAGTTTGATTTGTTGTGAATATATAAGTGTGACGGGGGTTTCTTCTGCCCTCGAGCGCATCGGCGGGGTGATTTCGGAGTTGATGATTCCTGATTTGCCTAAATACGTTTGGTGGAAGGCAGGAATTGATACTGATTATAGTTTATTTCAACGGTTACGCTCAGAGTGCGATCGGCTTATAATCGACTCTAGCACCTTTGTAGAACCAACAGCAGAATTAGAACGTATCGCTCAATTTATTAGCCAAGACACTCCTATCATCGACCTAAATTGGGCTAGGATTGCCCCGTGGCAAGAGTTGACCGCCGAAGCCTTCGACCCCCCAGAGCGTCGTAGCGCCATTTGGGAAGTAGATGAAGTGACGGTGGACTACGAAAAAGGGAATAAAACCCAAGCACTGATGTATCTCGGATGGTTAGCCAGTCGTCTCAATTGGCAACCCGTCGCCTATAGCAACGAAACAGGGGACTATGACATCACCAAAATTAAGTTTCTCAGTTCAGAAGGCAAGGAAATTAATACCGAATTAGCAGGAATATCTCTAGCAGATTGGGGTGATATTTTAGGGGATTTAATCAGTTTAAAATTAAGTTCTACCAATCTACAAGCCGATTGCTGTACGGTGTTATGCTCCAATACCACTGGCTGTATGCGCATGGAAGCAGGGGGGGGAGCTCAAGCCTGTCGTATTCAACAGGTAACATCTTTGGCAGATCAAGATACCGAACACCTTTTAAGTCAACAGTTACAAGGAGGGGGCAAGGATACTCTTTATCAAGAAAGTATGGATGTCACCGCTCAAATTTTGGCTTTGAGAAATTAA